The sequence ATGGGGATGGGGTCGATACGCTGACGGGCGGGCAAGGTCAGGATACCTTTGTGATGCGGGCCGACAGGGCCCGCGACGTGATCACCGATTTCACCGCTGGCGAGGATCTGCTTGATCTGTCGGCTTGGCCCTTACTCCGTTCAGCGGATCAGATCGAAGTGACCCAAACCGCAACCGGCGCGCTGCTGCGCTATGGGCAGGAAGCGTTGGAATTGCAGAGCGGAAATGAAAGCCCGCTTGAAGCCGAACAGGTTGCGTCGTGGCTGCGGTTTGGTGCGGATCACTTCAGCGTAATTTTGGCCCCCTTGCAGGAGCCAGAGCCAAGGCCCGACCCCGAGCCGACACCGGAACCGGAGCCCAATCCCGATCCGCCACCTGAACCCGAGCCGCAACCAGAACCGCAGCCAGAACCGGGCCGTATCCTTTCAGGTAGTGACGGGCCAGACAGCATGGTCGGGGGGACCGGTAACGATTTCATAAGAGCTGACGCGGGGGAGGATACGATCGAAGGCGGTGCCGGGAACGACTCGCTTGTGGCAGGTTCGGGTTCAGACCTCGTGCGCGGAGGGCCGGGCGATGACAACATCCCGGGCAAAGCGGGGAACGACACGATTTATGGTGATGATGGTAATGATCAACTGGGAGGAAGCGATGGTTTCGATCTGATCTTCGGCGGCGAAGGCCATGATCTTGCGGGCGGCGGTGATCAGAATGATACGATGGACGCAGGCCCCGGTGACGATTGGTTTTCCGGCGGCTGGGGCAATGACATCGTGCGTGGCAATACCGGCGATGACAAGCTGGCCGGGAGTTACGATGATGATTGGGTCTACGGCGGTGACGGGAATGACTCTCTCGGTGGCGGAGAGGGCCGGGATGAGTTGTATGGCGACACCGGGAATGACGTTCTTGGGGCCGGGGAAGATAATGACAGTTTGTGGGGCGGCCTGGGCAGCGACTCTTTGGGCGGAGCTGATGGCGACGACGTGTTATACGGTGAAGAGGGAAACGATACATTGAACGGTGCGCATGGTAACGACACCCTCACAGGGGGGCTCGGTGCGGATGTGTTCTTTTTCAACAATTTCTTCTCAAGCGGCACAGATATGATTACCGACTTCGACCCAGGGGAAGATTACCTGCGGCTGGTCGGGCTGCCTTTGGGGAACGATCCGATTGGCAAGCTTGAGCCGACCGAAGGACCCCACGAGGGAAGAAGCGGTCTGTGGCTGGATTTCGGGAACAACCTGATCTTCGTGGAAGGGCTTTCCGCAGGCGATCTTGATGAAAGCCACTTTCTGTTTTGATCATGCACCAATGCCCTGCGACATCCGCCAATCCTTATAGGTTGGCGATCTCGCGATTGTAACGGCGCAACAGCAGGAGGCCGGCGGCAAAGGTGACAAGGGCAACAGCATAAACGTAAAGGGGCGAAATATAGTCGCCGACATAGGTGTTGAAGATTCCGCGGCGTACTTCGCCTACAACATGAACCAGCGGGTTCCACATCAGCCAACCTTGGTAAGGTTCGGGCACGGAATCGACCAGGAACAGTACCCCGGAAATAATGAAGAGCGGCCGGGTTACCACGGCCCAAGTCCTTTCCCACACCGGGAAAAGCGACAGCAAATAGCAGTTCAGGGTTCCAATCCCCAAAGCCAGAACAAAGGCCATGAAGAACCCATGCGCCAAGGCCACCGGATCAAACAGAATATCAACACCCGAGAACCAGATGATCGCCCCGAATACGATGCCGGCCACCATGATTTGTGTGATGCTGTTGATCAACAAACGTGCGGTCAACGCATCCAGAAAGGTGACACCGGGATAGAACATCAGTGCTTTGGAGAACCGGAGCGATACCGAGACTTTCTGACTGATATCATTATAGGCCATGAACGGAAGAAAGCCGCTGGCATAGAAAAGTGGAAAGTTGGTACCAAGCGGCGGGCTGCGCAACATCAACGAAAAGATCATCGTTAACAAAAGAATACCTGCCGCTGGCTCTAGAATGGCCCAGACATAGCCCAATGCCGAGCGGCCATAGGTCGTTGACATCTCGCGCAACATCAACGCCGAAATCGTCCTTAGGGTCGCCTGACGCCTAGGGGGTTGTGCTGGCGGCAATGGAGCACTGATATCCGATGGCATGTCTGGTGTCTGGCCGAAAGTTTGACTAATATTGGCGCTGAGTAGCCGATTTCCACGTATTAAACAACGAGTTCCCTTTTGGAAAAGCAACAGCCGAAATCGTCAGACCCTGAACCCAAGGGGTCGGACGGGCCCGCCTTCGCGCCACCAGCCAGACTTGCACGGACCAAGACACGCCATGTCATTCTGCTACTCAGCTTCATACTCTGGGTGCTGGTACCCACCAGCGGGGTTGCGGTATATCTTTATACTGTCGCCAAGGATCAATATGCCAGCCATGTCGGGTTTTCCGTCCGTCGGGAAGAAGTCGGATCGGCAATGGAGCTATTGGGGGGGATCTCGGCGCTATCGGGGTCGTCTTCGACGGATACGGACATTCTGTATGAATTTATCCGTAGTCGGCAAATGGTGCGTCTGGTGGATGATCGTTTGGATCTTCAAAGCATCTACACCGTGAATGGCGATCCCTATTTCAGCCTTGGCACGGATGCCAGGATCGAGGCCCTTGTCGAATACTGGCAACGGGTGGTCAGCGTCTATTATGACAATTCCAGCGGGCTGATCGAAGTTCGTGCCCTAGCCTTCGATCCAAAGGATGCCCACGCGATCACACAGGTCGTTTTCGACGAAAGCAGCCGCATGATCAATGAATTGTCGGCCATCGCGAGGGAAGATACCACGCGATATGCCCGCAAGGAACTTGATCAGGCCATTGACCGGCTGAAGACAACCCGTAGCAAACTGACCAAGTTCCAGAACCGGACGCGCATTGTTGATCCTACGGCGGACCTCCAGGGTCAGATGGGCCTGCTGAATTCATTGCAGCAACAACTGGCCACCGGGAAAATCGAGCTTGAACAGCTCTTGGGCAGCACGACGGTGACCGACCCGCGGGTCAAGGCCCTGCGCAAGAAGATCGCCGCGATCGAAAAGCTGATTGATCAGGAACGATCCTCGTTCAGTAGCTCCGAGACCGGATCGGATGCATTTTCACAGCTTTTTGCCCAGTTTCAGGAATTGCAGGTCAACCTTGAGTTCGCCGAGAAAAGCTATCTCTCCGCGCAAGCCGCTTATGACGTGGCTCAGGCCGAAGCGGTACGCAAGTCCCGGTATCTGGCAACCTATATAAAGCCGACGCTGGCCGAAACGGCGGAGTATCCGCGCCGTCTCGAGTTCGTGCTGTTGACCTTGGGGGCGTTGGTTCTGTCTTGGTCGATCTTGGTGATGATCTATTACTCACTGCGGGACCGGCGATGATCGAGCTGCGTAATGTCTGCAAGACATTTGTGTTGAACGGGCGCTCCAAGACTGTTGCCGACCGGATCAGCGTAACCTTCCCGCATCATACAGCCGTTGGCGTGCTCGGCCGGAACGGCGCCGGAAAGACGACCATGCTCAAGATGCTGGCCGGTTCAATGGAACCGGACTCAGGTGAGGTGAAGGTGCATGGATCCATCTCTTGGCCGGTGGGATTTGCCGGCTCGTTTCACCCGGATCTGACCGGGTTGCAAAATACCCGGTTCATCGCCCGTGTTTACGGGGTGGATACGGATGAACTTGCCGATTTTGTTGCTGATTTCTCGGAGCTCAGGGAACATTTCTATTTGCCGGTTCGAAGCTATTCTTCTGGCATGAAATCGCGTTTGGCTTTCGGCGTCTCCATGGGAATCAAGTTTGATACCTACCTTGTGGATGAAGTGACAGCGGTCGGTGACGCCTCGTTCAAACAAAAAAGCGAAGCGTTATTTCGGGCACGGATGAACGAAAGCTCCGCGGTGATGGTGACACATGCCTTGGGCCAGGTAGAGCGGCTTTGTGATCATGTCGCGGTGCTGGAGGGCGGGCAGTTGCATTACTTCACAGATGTCATGGAAGGCATCGCTTTTCATCAAGAAAACATGCACCGCGCCCCTCCGGAAACCGGGGTTCGATAGTCCTGTTCGATAAGGTTATAATGGCCGGGATACATCCAGCCGGTTATCGAAGCCGAATAATTCATGAAGCTTCTTGTTTCGATCAAGGAACAAAGCCTCGATCCAGCGGTCTCGTTCCTGGGTGCGTCCCGCATCAGGCTCATCAACCTTGTGAAACGCCGACCGGAACATCTCTTTTAATTCCGGAGCCGGGATTTCATGATTGGCCAAGGCTGCTGCAAGAGCTTCGCAATCACTCACTCTCAGTGATCGGTTCGTTTGGGTCGCCGGGACTGTCCAGTTCATGTCAGAGGGCAGGTCAAGCTGCGACTCGATCACCGGACGAATGTCGCGATGACTGGCCAAAACCAAGGAGTTTTCAGTCAAATCACTCCAAGCCTTGAGCCAACCGGCAACCGGCATATCCTGTGATCGCTTGACGGCAAATTCTTCGAAATTGCGTCCGTCATAGGCACGGCGGGCAGCGCTGAATTGGTGGAACCGCTGCTTCATGAACTGGGAATAATCGCCATAGATGAACTGGCTGAACGGGCGCAGGAAAACCACGGCCTTCAACTTGATACCCTGTGAGCGTGACAGTTGCGCCAGTGACTTCCCGCGGGGCGGTTGCGAAAAAAGGTCTTCATGGCTCAGGACGACCGTGTACGCATCATTGGCAAACATGGCATTGAGCCCTGCTTCGTTCAGCTTGGCAATTTCGGCGGCGTTTCCGGGGTGCCCGCCCTCATTATGGGGATACTCGATACCTTGGACCCTGAGTTTATCTCGGTTGTTCAGCATAACGCGCTGCAAATAGGTGGAGCCACACTTGGGGGAACCGATATGAAGAAGGATTTGTCGTGTCATGACATTTTCTTTCCATAGGACGCGACACCGGGTGTTGCACCAAGTTGCTCATGAAGACGGTCAAGCATCTTGTCCAACGGGTCACCTAACAGGGTCAGGTCGATCCGGCGGTCGGCATCGCATACGGGCGGCATATTCCAAGCCCGCAACAATGCCTCGGCCAAGGCCGGGCCAGTGGGGGCGCTTGACAAGATGGCGGGGCTGAGTGTGGCCAGATCCTTGCCACCAAAACGGTTGGTAACAACGCGCACCCCCGAAGCCGCCATTTCAATAGGCGGATGGCTGGGGTGTGGAGAATACATCAAGGTCAATCCCAAGTCGGTCCCAAGGAGGTAAGGCGGATAATCATCCCACGCCAGTTTGCCCATGCTTTCCAGAACGACACCACCGGGTAGCTTCACCGGATCATGCCGCAGGCCGATAGAGACCGGGGCAATGTCATCCGGCCCCAAGCCGCAGTCTTGGATAAACAGGCCCAGTGCTTCGATGGCGGTGGCAAACATATTCCGCGGCACTTCGGGCCGACCATACAATGCCAGCCGACGCGCCCCACTTTCAGAAGGTACGGGATTGCGTGGCGCATCCGCATATCGGGCAATGTCGATCGAGGGGTGGAATGCCAGCGCACCCGCCGTGGCAAACCCGAACCCCTGCGTCGCGAAATGATCGCGCAGAAGCGTTGTATTGAAAATCGGTTCGAATCCCAATTCATACGAGGCCATGGCATCGGCAAACTCTGGCCCCCAAGGGTAAAAATTGGGTTCGAAATCCTGTATCAGATACCAAAACCGTGTCTCGTTCAGGTCGTACTCATCAATCAAATGGCGGGCGATGTGGGCACTCCACCACGCGGTTGCCAGAATGCGGTCATCGGGATTGAGGGTAAGGCCACGACCCAGCACACCGCATTGCAATTCGATGCGGTTGGCGGCACCGCTTTCGATGGCCTCGGGTGCCAATCGCCGAGTCACGAACAGCCGTGATGCGGCGGGGTTCACCAATGGCATATCCGTGGCAATGAAGCGTACCCGGCGGCCCCGTGCGGCAAGGCCCAGACCAATATCCAGTGCCGTCGCAATACCAGCGAAGATTTCCGTCGGGTTCAGGGTCGGCACAAGGATGATGATCGCGGCATCGGTTTCAGGCGTCACGACCGGTTCCCAAGAGGGCATTTTCCGCGTGTCGATCAGGCTTTTGTAATCTTGCGGTTGCTTCGTTCCGCCGCCAATCGCACCCGTGATATCGGATTTTTTCGGCGGCACCCCCGGAGACAAGCCGTAAAGCCGGTTATCGAAGTCATCGAGGGCTTTGGGCAGCCGCGAATAAAAGGTATCGCGCAGGGTCCAGACCAGACGTCCGGCATTGACCAAGGCAAAGCCAGCAGCGATCCGGGAAAGCCGGGCATGACCTGTAAACAGCAGCCGCGCCGCGTCCAGTAGATGGGGCCCCGCCCCAAGACGGTGTCGCAGGTAGGGGCGCAATGATCCTGTTCGGGCGCTATCGACAGGTATCCCGCCATTCGCCATGGTCTCTGCCATACGGTTGTGGACAGATATTCCCAGATAGCGCGCCAGCGCATAAGGCCCTGCCTCGCGGCGCATCCATGACAGGCGTTCTTCACGACTACGCCGACGCAACCACCGACGCGCGGAGCGGTCGACGGCACCGATGGCATTCTTTTCGTGTTGACGGTAATCGACCAAGGCTTCCTGTATCAGATGCACACCCGGTCCGGGAAGCGCTTCGGCAATCAGGCCCAACCAAAGATCATGGTAGAAGTGGACACCGTTTTGCTGCGGGAAGGGCAATGCCGTTCGCAATAACCCCACCTGCATCAGTGTCGTCATCCCGGTGATGTTGTTCCGATAGAGCAGCCCACGCAGCCCCGGCGCGCGGTGTCTTCGCTCGTATCTGAACATCGAAGGATGAAGCTCGGTGCCGGAGTCATCTATGAGTCGGGCATCGGAATGCACCAGCAACGCACCGGTTCGCCGAATTTCGGCACATCCACGCGAAAGGCGCTGTGGATGCCACAGATCGTCTTGATCACTCATGGCGATCAACGGTTCTGGGCCGTCCGCTGCCTGTTTCTCACTTATTGTGAGAGCCTCTGTCAGCCCGGCCTCAAAGGCTCGTACCGCGTCAAGCTGACCGCCCGGGTTCAGGACATGCACATCAACACCGGCACCGGCGGCAGTATCGCGCAACAGGGTTTCAGAGGTCCCGTCTGCGATCACGGCAATCAGCGTAAGCGGACCGATGTCGGTTTGCTCGGCTATGGATTTGATCTGTGTCGCCAGGTGCGCAGGGTCAGGCCGGAAAACCGCCATCACCACCAGGATTGGCTGTGCATCCCGTGTCACGATGGGCCGGTCCGGCGAATGTGACTCAGAGGTCATCTTTTGCGGAATATCCGGAACGTCCGATACTTTCATAGGCAGCGAATCCAGCCTGCTTGGCATCGGCGACTGTGTAGACATTACGAAGATCCGCCATCCGCGGAACACTCATGATTTCGGCGATACGGCCCAGATCCAACGCACGGAATTCATTCCACTCGGTCAGGATGACCAGAAGATCGGCACCGCCTGCTGCATCATAGGCATCGTCACACCATGTGACCCCGGGCAAAAGCTTCTCACCTTCATGACGGCCTTGCGGGTCCGCAACCTGAACCCGCGCACCGCCACCCACGAGGGCAGGTACAATGGTAAGCGACGGCGCATCGCGCATGTCGTCGGTATTCGGTTTGAAGGTCACACCCAGCACGGCCACGGTTTTGCCATTGAAGCTTCCGTCGCAAAGATCGAGAAGTTTATCGATCATTCGACGTTTGACCTTGTCGTTCACCTCGATCACGGTCTCGGTAATGAGCATCGGAACACTGTGATCCTGACCAATGCGAGCAAGTGCATTCGTGTCCTTTGGAAAGCACGAGCCGCCATAACCGGGGCCAGCGTGCAGGAACTTGTTGCCAATACGCCCATCAAGACCCATGCCTTGTGCCACTTTTTTGACATCGGCGCCGGTGCGCTCACAAAGTGCCGCAATCTCGTTGATAAAGGTGATCTTGGTCGCCAGAAACGCGTTGGCAGCATACTTGATCATCTCGGCGCTTTCCAGATCGGTCGAGATGATGGGAAAGTCGCGCAGGTAGAGCGGGCGATAGATCTCGGCCATGACATCGGCAGCACGATCGGTCTCGACCCCCACAACGACGCGATCGGGCTTCATGAAATCGTCGATCGCGGCACCTTCGCGCAAGAACTCGGGGTTCGAGGCTACGTCGAAATCCAAATCAGGATTGGCATTTTGCACGACCTCCTTGACCTGACGGTTGGTCCCGACGGGCACGGTGGATTTGGTGACAATCACCATATAATCCTTTGCCGCACGGGCGATTTCCTCGGCGGCCGCCATGACGTAACTCAGATCAGCATGACCGTCACCGCGCCGCGTCGGTGTACCCACGGCAATGAACACCGCATCGACGCCATCGATGGCCTGTGCCAGATCATTGGTAAAGCTCAGGTGCCCGATGTCGACGTTCTTGGCCATGAGCCGATCCAGACCCGGCTCGAATATCGGAACCTCACCGCGTTCAAGCATCGCGATCTTGTCCAGGTCTTTGTCGACGCAAGTCACATCATGACCGAAATCCGAGAAGCACACCCCGGATACAAGACCCACATAACCGGTTCCAATCATTGCGATTTTCATACGAGATGCACCTTTGCAAACAAATTAACTTACCTACCCTGAAAACATGGGTTTTATCTGCTTGATCGTCTGATAATTGGTTTCAACGGAGTTATCAATGACCCGCGAACCGCCATAAGACAACCCCGGTTACACTCGCTAAGGTTGCTAGCCCCGTGCCCGGGAATCATCTATGCAGAGAGTTTGTAGAAGCGTCGGGACCGATTCCCACTGACAGGTACGGTAAAATGGACGATGTCATGACAAGGCAAGAAAAAGATGTGACCATCTTGCTTGGCGTCCGTAATGGTGAAACCCACCTGACCGAACAATTGAACAGCATCGCCCGCCAAACCAACGCCGATTGGACGTTGATCGTAAGTGACGATCAATCTTCGGATGGCAGCCAGAACATTCTGCAACGGTTTGCTACGGATCACCCTGTCACCGTCCTGAATGGGCCGGGTGAAGGTTTTGTTCGGAACTTCATGCACTTGATCAAAGCACTGCCGGGTGATCCTTCCTATGTGGCGTTCTGCGATCAGGATGATGTTTGGTTGCCAGATAAGTTGGCATCGGGGATGGATGCGCTGCGGCAAATTCCTTCTGGTGTACCAGCGCTATACTGTAGCCGGCGCATAGTCTGGAATCCGAAAATCGATAGTCGCCGATTGTCACTGGCCTATGATCGGCCGCCATCCTTTGCCAATGCCTGCATTGAAAACATCGCACCGGCCAATACAATCCTTCTCAATAGGACCGCAGCACAATTGGCACGCGAAACCGCTGAAAGTGGGGAAAAGGTTTTTGCCCACGACTGGTGGCTATATCTTTTGATTACAGGGGTCGGCGGGAAAGTCGTATATGATCCCGAACCCCATGTGCTTTATCGTCAACACACAGGCAACCAGATCGGGGCCGGAGAACAGATCGGTCGCCGCCTGAAAAACAAATTGGCGGTCTTACGCGGAAGCTATGCCGAGCGGATGAACCGCAACATTGCTGCACTCGAAGACATTGCTGACCATTTGACGCCAGAAAACAGACAGTGTCTGGCTCTGCTTTCCGAGGCGCGAAAGGCACCACTTATGCGCAGGTTGACGCTGTTGCGCCAAGCGGGAGTGTACCGTCAGGGTCGTGCGTCGATGCTGTCATTCTGGGGGGCGGCCTGTCTTGGCAAAATCTGATCGGCTTCACATCCTGTTATTGGGCGGCGATGGTGGCTACTCTGGCGTTCCGACTTATCTTGCACAACTCAGTAAGGCGCTGGGCGAACAGGCTGACCTGAGCGTAGTCGCAGACTTAAATCGCGGCGGGTATGATTTTTGTGCCGATACCGGCATAAACCTGCACGAAGTCCCGGGAATGAAAACCGGGCTATCGCCTCTACGTATGAGAAGGGCACTGCGAAAACTTAACAGAGTGATCGACGATACGGCCCCCGATCTGATCTGGGCACATGCCCGCATGAGCCTGATCCTCTTGCGGTGTCTGGCGGTTCTTCGGCGGGTGTCCGGGCGGCCAATGCCATCTTTCGCAGTCACGTATCATGGATTGCCTTTTGGTCCCGGGCACCGGCTGACAGCGTCTGTCGTGTCGCTCATACTCGAGCGTTTTTGGCTACGCATGGCACCGCCGCATCACCTCCACTTCCTATCGGACGCCGCCAAGGCTGAGTTTGCCTCTCGCGTTCCAAGGCAGAGTCTTGGCCGCCACGCATGTCACGTACTCACCAATTGCTCTGATCTTGGCCCAATCAAACCAGCGGCCCGCCCAGCGCATCCGACCCTGCTCATGTCAGGACGCAGTAGCTATCAGAAAAACCATATGGCGGCAGTCGAGCTTTTGGCCGCTTTGCCATCGAACTATCGGCTCATTCTTTGCGGTGAAGGCACCGAGACGCTGGCGCCACTGTTCGAACAGCACCAGCAGGGTTTGTCGAAAAGGGTACAATTCGTCGGGCCCGTTGCGGATGTTCGCCCACTTCTTGCCGAGGCGGATCTGTTCCTGCTGCCATCGCGTTACGAAGGTATGCCACTTGCGGCATTGGAGGCCTTCGAAGCCGGGTTACCGGTCGTTCTGAGCGATACACCCGGCATGTCCGAGATACTGGCCACGCACCCGTTGGCCCATCCGATGGATATTCGAAACCCCGCCGGGTCAGCCGGGGCCGTCGCTCAACTGGTGGACCACTTCCGCGCCAACCCCAATATTCGCCGGGACATTCATGCCGCATGGGAAAAAGCCTTTTCCAAGGCCCACTGGCGGGATGGAGCAGAAATTCTTCTGACCAAGTTTTCAACGCCCCCGGATGAACACGAATGAAGCCCTGCTGACGGTGGCAATGTCGGTTGGATAGGGCAGGACTGTCGCAACAAGGTGTCCTGCCCAGAGACAAATGAAACGCTTGCGGCGCATTGGATTGCTGTTCACAAAGACCGAAAAATCAATGTGTCGAATATGGTTGATGGTATCCGTCGACCACAGGACGTATTACATTTCAACGATCTGCTGCCGCAGACGTGCCATAGGGAGATGTCCATGAAGACAATTATCATCATTCCGGCCCGTTATGCCTCAACCCGATACCCCGGCAAACCGTTGGCTGAACTGACGTTACCCGATGGCACGCGCAAAAGCCTGATCCAAATGAGCTGGGAGGCCGCAACACAAGTTAGCGGCGTTGACGCGATCTACGTCGCCACAGATGACACACGCATTGCAGAGGCCGCAAAGGCGTTTGGGGCAGATGTTATCATGACGAGTGAAGCCTGTGAAAACGGGACCGCTCGCTGTGCCGATGCCTTGGATAAAGCGGGCATCAAGGCCGATCTGATCGTGAATTTACAAGGGGACGCGCCACTTACGCCGGAATGGTTCATCGAGGATTTGATCGCGGCGATGGCCCGTGACCCGGACGCGCAAGTGGCGACGCCGGTCTTGCAGTGCGATCCCCAGACCTATGGGATGTTCGTGGAAGACCGCAAAGCCGGGCGCGTTGGCGGCACCACCGCTGTTTTCGACCGCAACCAGCACGCCCTGTATTTTTCCAAGGAAGTGTTACCCTATATCGACCCTAGAAAGGTCCCCGAGAAGGATATTCCTGTATATCACCACGTGGGCGTCTACGCCTATCGACCTGCGGCATTGGCTGCATATACATCATGGCCGGAAGGGTCATTGGAAACCCGCGAGGGACTGGAGCAACTACGGTTTCTGGAGAATGCAACGACAGTTCGCTGTGTCATTGTCGATGGCCGTGGCCGTGTCTTTTGGGAGCTGAACAATCCAGAAGATGTGAAACGAATTGAATCCGTATTGAAAGAACGATCATGACCGACCAAAAAGTCATTCACGTGGGCGACATCGCTATCGGTGGCCAAGAACCGATTTCCTTTATCACCGGTCCTTGCCAACTTGAGGGGCTGGACCATGCCCGGATGATGGCCGAGAAGATTTCCGAGGCCTGTGCCCCAACCGGAACCCGGTTCATCTTCAAGGCCAGCTACGACAAGGCCAACCGGTCTTCGATCACGACGCAACGCGGATTGGGCATGGACGAGGGCCTGACGATCCTGAGCAAGATTCGGGACGAATTCGGCTGTCCCATTCTGACCGATGTTCACGATGCCGGACAGTGCGCGCCCGCAGGCGAGGTTGTGGACGTGATCCAGATCCCGGCGTTTCTGTGCCGCCAAACCGATCTGTTGCTGGCGGCTGGCAAGACTGGCT comes from Roseovarius bejariae and encodes:
- a CDS encoding ABC transporter permease; amino-acid sequence: MLREMSTTYGRSALGYVWAILEPAAGILLLTMIFSLMLRSPPLGTNFPLFYASGFLPFMAYNDISQKVSVSLRFSKALMFYPGVTFLDALTARLLINSITQIMVAGIVFGAIIWFSGVDILFDPVALAHGFFMAFVLALGIGTLNCYLLSLFPVWERTWAVVTRPLFIISGVLFLVDSVPEPYQGWLMWNPLVHVVGEVRRGIFNTYVGDYISPLYVYAVALVTFAAGLLLLRRYNREIANL
- a CDS encoding sugar transporter, which gives rise to MLVPTSGVAVYLYTVAKDQYASHVGFSVRREEVGSAMELLGGISALSGSSSTDTDILYEFIRSRQMVRLVDDRLDLQSIYTVNGDPYFSLGTDARIEALVEYWQRVVSVYYDNSSGLIEVRALAFDPKDAHAITQVVFDESSRMINELSAIAREDTTRYARKELDQAIDRLKTTRSKLTKFQNRTRIVDPTADLQGQMGLLNSLQQQLATGKIELEQLLGSTTVTDPRVKALRKKIAAIEKLIDQERSSFSSSETGSDAFSQLFAQFQELQVNLEFAEKSYLSAQAAYDVAQAEAVRKSRYLATYIKPTLAETAEYPRRLEFVLLTLGALVLSWSILVMIYYSLRDRR
- a CDS encoding ABC transporter ATP-binding protein — translated: MIELRNVCKTFVLNGRSKTVADRISVTFPHHTAVGVLGRNGAGKTTMLKMLAGSMEPDSGEVKVHGSISWPVGFAGSFHPDLTGLQNTRFIARVYGVDTDELADFVADFSELREHFYLPVRSYSSGMKSRLAFGVSMGIKFDTYLVDEVTAVGDASFKQKSEALFRARMNESSAVMVTHALGQVERLCDHVAVLEGGQLHYFTDVMEGIAFHQENMHRAPPETGVR
- a CDS encoding glycosyltransferase family 2 protein, with product MDDVMTRQEKDVTILLGVRNGETHLTEQLNSIARQTNADWTLIVSDDQSSDGSQNILQRFATDHPVTVLNGPGEGFVRNFMHLIKALPGDPSYVAFCDQDDVWLPDKLASGMDALRQIPSGVPALYCSRRIVWNPKIDSRRLSLAYDRPPSFANACIENIAPANTILLNRTAAQLARETAESGEKVFAHDWWLYLLITGVGGKVVYDPEPHVLYRQHTGNQIGAGEQIGRRLKNKLAVLRGSYAERMNRNIAALEDIADHLTPENRQCLALLSEARKAPLMRRLTLLRQAGVYRQGRASMLSFWGAACLGKI
- a CDS encoding glycosyl transferase family 1, yielding MTSESHSPDRPIVTRDAQPILVVMAVFRPDPAHLATQIKSIAEQTDIGPLTLIAVIADGTSETLLRDTAAGAGVDVHVLNPGGQLDAVRAFEAGLTEALTISEKQAADGPEPLIAMSDQDDLWHPQRLSRGCAEIRRTGALLVHSDARLIDDSGTELHPSMFRYERRHRAPGLRGLLYRNNITGMTTLMQVGLLRTALPFPQQNGVHFYHDLWLGLIAEALPGPGVHLIQEALVDYRQHEKNAIGAVDRSARRWLRRRSREERLSWMRREAGPYALARYLGISVHNRMAETMANGGIPVDSARTGSLRPYLRHRLGAGPHLLDAARLLFTGHARLSRIAAGFALVNAGRLVWTLRDTFYSRLPKALDDFDNRLYGLSPGVPPKKSDITGAIGGGTKQPQDYKSLIDTRKMPSWEPVVTPETDAAIIILVPTLNPTEIFAGIATALDIGLGLAARGRRVRFIATDMPLVNPAASRLFVTRRLAPEAIESGAANRIELQCGVLGRGLTLNPDDRILATAWWSAHIARHLIDEYDLNETRFWYLIQDFEPNFYPWGPEFADAMASYELGFEPIFNTTLLRDHFATQGFGFATAGALAFHPSIDIARYADAPRNPVPSESGARRLALYGRPEVPRNMFATAIEALGLFIQDCGLGPDDIAPVSIGLRHDPVKLPGGVVLESMGKLAWDDYPPYLLGTDLGLTLMYSPHPSHPPIEMAASGVRVVTNRFGGKDLATLSPAILSSAPTGPALAEALLRAWNMPPVCDADRRIDLTLLGDPLDKMLDRLHEQLGATPGVASYGKKMS
- a CDS encoding calcium-binding protein yields the protein MAGQINHVATVFDRGLETPSPVVTFTHTNSGPTPKITLINWGYGESQVFDLTPTGPQAGAMRVLGSGDLLTLDLGSYGTGSIEEIQLGQVFEDWQLGHHSATLTYLGNTAHQGDATSLMALETSSGTPLLFAAPASGSGITGFRLNGENLLSDSVLTPDQDGRYLDRIADMAAINIGGQAYLYAGSSSEHGISAWRVNDDASLTEITQLGRNQSLPVQAITALDMVHVGSQPFLIAAAAGTSSLSVMRIAEDGTLEVTDHAIDTRHTRFRDAATLSVVDHEGQAFVVVSGRDDGLSLFTLTQAGRLVHLDSLADSQISALGNVSALKMLIRDGDLEILTTGSADAGLSQFRYDLGELGEVRSTASGNLSGTIGNDLLSLNGGSGRVGAGGGDDLISDGDGVDTLTGGQGQDTFVMRADRARDVITDFTAGEDLLDLSAWPLLRSADQIEVTQTATGALLRYGQEALELQSGNESPLEAEQVASWLRFGADHFSVILAPLQEPEPRPDPEPTPEPEPNPDPPPEPEPQPEPQPEPGRILSGSDGPDSMVGGTGNDFIRADAGEDTIEGGAGNDSLVAGSGSDLVRGGPGDDNIPGKAGNDTIYGDDGNDQLGGSDGFDLIFGGEGHDLAGGGDQNDTMDAGPGDDWFSGGWGNDIVRGNTGDDKLAGSYDDDWVYGGDGNDSLGGGEGRDELYGDTGNDVLGAGEDNDSLWGGLGSDSLGGADGDDVLYGEEGNDTLNGAHGNDTLTGGLGADVFFFNNFFSSGTDMITDFDPGEDYLRLVGLPLGNDPIGKLEPTEGPHEGRSGLWLDFGNNLIFVEGLSAGDLDESHFLF
- a CDS encoding UDP-glucose dehydrogenase family protein produces the protein MKIAMIGTGYVGLVSGVCFSDFGHDVTCVDKDLDKIAMLERGEVPIFEPGLDRLMAKNVDIGHLSFTNDLAQAIDGVDAVFIAVGTPTRRGDGHADLSYVMAAAEEIARAAKDYMVIVTKSTVPVGTNRQVKEVVQNANPDLDFDVASNPEFLREGAAIDDFMKPDRVVVGVETDRAADVMAEIYRPLYLRDFPIISTDLESAEMIKYAANAFLATKITFINEIAALCERTGADVKKVAQGMGLDGRIGNKFLHAGPGYGGSCFPKDTNALARIGQDHSVPMLITETVIEVNDKVKRRMIDKLLDLCDGSFNGKTVAVLGVTFKPNTDDMRDAPSLTIVPALVGGGARVQVADPQGRHEGEKLLPGVTWCDDAYDAAGGADLLVILTEWNEFRALDLGRIAEIMSVPRMADLRNVYTVADAKQAGFAAYESIGRSGYSAKDDL